The Hermetia illucens chromosome 2, iHerIll2.2.curated.20191125, whole genome shotgun sequence genomic interval GATATTTCTAGAACAGCCTAGTTTTGTGTTTTGTCAAATTAGATGCCTAAGAAAGGCTGAAGCCAACTGTGACCATAAATTTAGTGATTGTGTCTACAATGAATCAATCATCATGGTGGGTCAccggaaataaaaagaaaaattagacAATTTGAGAAGGACATTTTTCTTATTCAATGGGGCCGTTTCTTTCAGAACCCATCGTCCCCCATCATCACGATGCAACGTTCGTCTCAAATCTTTAGCTTCCAAATTGGTGGTTTGTCTTGTGCTTGCCTTCTTTTACCTTTCTCCGAGTGTGTGCACGGAAGTTCTCATATGATCAATCCTTGGTATGGTATCCATCGCATGTTGAGCAACTTTATTATAATGGGTGCAGTTGGGTCACCAAAGGAGCTGTAAATAGTTGTACCAAGCTCTTCAGTCTGGTATATCTCGCAGTGATCCGAGTATTGAACCCAAACGCGCTGATTTGGTTTTCCAGTGCTCTACAGAAGTAACAAATGCTTCATTATTATCTTGTGTGTGTAAAATGTGACTTGAaaaccaccattgccagaaagGAGATGACAAGCTACTAGCTGATTATCGAGTTCCGATTATTGACCTACTGAAAAAAATTCCACGATTAACAGTCACCGGCTTTTTCCAAGAAGCTCCCTTATTTATTGGAAGTACAATAGAAGCTTAAGGACAACGAGTGTGACCCAGTTTTTTACCATTAGTTGCCATTTGGAAATAGTTTGAACAATTCGTGGACGTAACTGTGGAGTAAATTGCATATCCTCAAACGCTTCGTGCTGTTATTGGGCAACAGCAAAAGAAATCTTTTGCTCAGTTATTCCTGAAGTATCGATTAAAAGGTTTTAACTTTCTATTGGAAGATGGATGATTTCGTAGCTTATATAGCAAGGATAGAATTTGCTTcagcaggttgcggtgggcagatcACTCAGTTCATatagatgaggataatccagcacGGAAAGAAGACTCATATCtttaatagaaaaggaagacgtgcCTGAGAAGGAGCGATAGGTTAGGACGGCgaacagattttagggatatcgaattgatcgaCTTGTGTgaggttccttactaaggcaagcttagaccggataccggttgttgtgccagtACTTACTGTAAATGGAATATTCAAATCTGAAAGTCTATATTTCCTGTGGATATCGGCGCGAAAGTAAGAATGTAGGAATGGTAATGGGTTGGCCATGAAGAGAAATCAATGGTCGTCTTATAGAAGTATCTAGTAAAGGCAATTTGAAAGGGGAGACTGGTAGACCCGAGGTGGTAGACTGATGGTATCCAACAAGCCGTGGCCAAATTGTATTATCGGCTGGCATAAAATAGGCCGAAATGGGAAAATTGAAGACCGTCCTTCGTCCGCTGCTTTAGATGGAGATTCGATTAAATATTCCTCCTGTTTTCTATCTTGTTAGATAgatttatattttgttgttaTCAAACTCAATGCTGTCCAAGTGATAAGATATTGAAAACACCATGTCTTCCCAGAAACAATGCTGTACTTGAAGTTTGGGTCCTTTTCAACTGTTTTTGATAAATTCATTGCGATGGTGAGTTCGTAGCTATTTTCGGCCGTCAGTCAATTTATGTTCCACGAGAACAAAGCGAGCACAAACCTGCCTGAGCCCTCATTTTTCGGCCAAAATGTGATAAAGTGAACCTTTTGATATGTTTAATTTTATCCCCATGTATCGCAACCGAGATcgtttcaatgtctatctgtcttacgtgatttactcggaaactgaGGCTAGAGAATTTTTTTCGCACAATATGGTCACCTGggctatcaaacgaaagggctcaattagtactttttgatattgggtgaaatactggagagtgaggactcaaaatgtgtggcacaaaaaatgaaacaggtctcgtttttcAAACTTATCCAATCGaacaatctaaaaaaaatcgcagtgatgcACTTGTACAAAATCTAGGGcccaaaatacatctcatttcgctacttgctcaaataaagttaataatagcatattgctatattttagaaatttatgcgAAAACCtcctaagttcattctagaagtacgaaattagtatcagtataagtgataatgtacgacacaattctggaaagtttgaatgcaaCCTAACTATTTCCAACAAAactatagaaggtcaaagttttttaTTCCACGTGAATTCATTGTACTCGAAGGCATATGTAATgtgatcatcatataaagtgaactcacatCACACTCCATCTACTGAATGGCGGCCGCAATCATTTGAGTAGCAACTCGCCCTTCAGTAGATAGTAGATTCAAGACCACTTATCCCTGTATTAGCTGAAACCAGtcgaattaaacaaaaatagagcaaaatgCCATCTGTAGCCGGTTTGGGTTACGCTTCTCCTCAGGGTGTGGGCGCCAGACAGCGTCTGGTGAGATCGCCTCCACCTTGTGATCGAAACCACCCAGCAATTATTTGCGGGTAGTGCTCCATCCAGATGGATATACTCGTATATCTACGTTAGTGCCAGCGATTTTATCAACTTTAAAACCAAACTTAATATTCGCtctttgttgattggttggttatGAAATTTCGACAAAATGTCACTGAAACATGTACCTTTCCAACTCTAATGCCGGCTAAAGGATAGCATCATTTTAAATAGTGATTTTGAAAAAGTCTCGTTTACTTTGCGATAGACCTTGCATGACTGTCTATCTCAGCTAGTGCCACGACGTCTGGTGAAGCTGCAAACAACAAAGAACCTAATATTATGATAGATTTCATTTTGAAACCTGGGCGTGGATCTCTACGACGACTCGCCTTTTTCCAATATACGATTCAGCCCGGCTTTGCCCCAGTGTCCATGAAACAGAGCAGGAACAAAAATTCGGCTGGCCTGGCAAAATTTCAGTCAttattttaagaaaatattcTTCTCCTATTAGGGTTATCTTGCCGTCTCAAGGTGACAACTCAGCTTCTTAGTCTTTTCGATAGAGAAGGTAAGTAGTTTTCTGTAAAATTTGGCACTCGCTCACTCATACAGAACATTAAACCAAAGGACTCCCCGGACTTCCCGCCCCAAATCCCTATCCGATCTTTCAACGTTCTTATCCCTTTCATATCATTCCCAAGATTTCGATTGTAgagatttttctaaattttccccCAGATCATTGCGGAATCTGTATTAGTTTGTGACCGGCCAAATTGATTATACTAAAAGTCACCATCCACCACCAGGCccgcctgtcagttacgcctgaacagCCCGCAGTAAACCGGCGTCAGGAACGTGGACCCGAACGTCGGCgatcaaatgaaaaacaattCGACCATAAGGTAGTTGATACGCCCTGCAAGAATTGTATGTGTGTTTAGGCAGTCAGCCAAAATTTTACGCGTATTTTCATCACTGGTAAAAATGTTTcataaaaagacaaaaaaaatatcTCTGATTTGCGCCTTACGAACCTTTCACGAACGAAGttgaacaaacaaacaaaaattaaattgccATATTCAATTGGACTTTTAGAATATTTGGCATTATTTTGCGTTCCTGTTCCGAGTTTATTATGAATCACTTCTCCTTGACATATTTCAACTTCTTTGttatgaatatttttaaatattcttcTGAAATGCAATAATTCTGTAATTAAAACTGTTGCGAATTTAAAGATCCTTAGGCTATTCATCTGCTCACCCTCTATCTTTCTTACCAACAAAAATGAGACAGCTTTTTTGATATCCATATTTTCTAAGGTATGCATTAGCCTGATTAGCTACTCCGTCTATACTAACATTCTATCGCATAATGGTAAACGATCTTTAGGCCAATCGAAACAGGGATGATTCTATATAACACGTGGTGATTTAGAAACTTTTTGACTCCACCGTAACCAAACCTACGACGAGAAAATTGGCGAAACCCATCTAAAAGAGATGACGCTAATACCGAACGGGAGAGCATGTGAACTATAGGCAATTTTGAGGAAACCTTCGTGCAGTTTGATATCTAAATTTCAATTCACGATTCCAGGACTATATCGATTTACAACACCAAGAAGCTTAGGTTCTTCGATCCTTTCTATCCTCTGCTTTATGTATGGGACTAGCTTTCTATTTTAACTTCTCTCTGAAGATAATATGTGTGTTcttatattattttaaaaataaataaaataaacaaataaatactgCTGTAGTCAGTAGTCAGATGGCCCATAATAATTATATACAAAAATGAGGATATGGAGGAAGTTTTCTCTACTTGACGTGGGCTGCAGTAGTTGGATGCGAACAAACAACTACAATTCAGTACTAAGTAAAAATGATGACAGCAACACAATGGGCAATTCTAATTTTGTTTAGTTGAACCATGTTCTACTCATTATACAACTCGATCCCTGGTTATCTGAAGACTGATTGTAAGGGAACCACATTGTCAATACGGCAAGCTAGTAGGACTGGATAAGCTGTACCCTTGGTGCGTACCGGATGAGCCGCCGCGTTGGTCAAATAATAACACGATTGCTaggttttgattttattatggtTGCTTTGGTCCTTGGTAAGTCCTTGTTAAAATAATACCAACAGCCTAAAAGCGTCTTTGAGGCTCGCGTTCTTCCGCTTTCACTTTATATCAAAACCAGTTTAACGAATTTTTAGCCTTTTGGCGAAAATTTGTTCTATTTTGGCATTATTAGATGTTCCTCGATGCTTCTTTTCATTATTAGGTAGTCTCGAACGTCTCCCACGGAGGGCAATAGCACTTTCCAACTGTATTTTGCAGTAGCAGTTATAAAGCATGATTTCAGCAAATGGAATGATATACCCTCTTGTTTTTCGTTGCAGGAgtcatccaaaaaaaaacaatggccAATTTTCGTTAGTGTTTATCCTTAGAATCATGCACAATTCGCTCAGTATGATATCGCCTttcaataaaaagaatgaattgTCATACGAGCGGCAACAGTATAAGTACTCCCAATACTGGAATATCAAGTTTGTTCAATCCAAAAGGACAAGGTTTTTTCCACAGTTTATTAGCAACATCAGAATCTTCGTAAGTAGCCACTAGCAACCACGGGCGTTCTAGTCCAGtcgatgtttagttggtaatacAGCAGCCTAAGATTTCAATAGTTGTTTCAGGGACTTCAATATCTCTTGGAGTCAAAAATGTTGCTGGTATCCGATGACGCGTATTATCCAAACCTGTTCTCTGATTTTCGAAGGATTGTCAAGAGGAATTGCCATCTTGTGGAATTGAACAGAGGTCAGAAGTTGTTTTTGTATCACTAGATAGTGTCAAATTTGTGTTAGACGACGAAGGATTATGTAGGCAAACCACAATTCTTTTTATAGTCGCTTTGGACACTGACAATCATATTTTGTTAAAAGAATAGTTTGGCTTTTGAGTGGATACTagtttttttaaatctttttaaACTTTTCCAGATTGTTGGTAACAAGGTTTGTCTTCAGAAATCCCCCTTGGGATCAAAAATACGAGTATCACCCAAAGACCGGAATTCTCCTTACCCCCTAGCAAAATCTACTACCAAGTCCTTCAGGAAACCTGGCATGGTATCTTTAATAGATATTTACTTTAATGGTAATGTTTCCGGAAAAAATCCGTGAATAGATTCATCTTGAATGTAGATCTTTGGAAAGGGATATTATTCTCAAATGTAGGGGTGGGTAGGGTCGTCCTCTTTCTATATTTCTCTTAAAGGTTTAATCTGCTTCAAATTTATGATATTAAGGCCATTAGCAGGTTATGGGAAGGACCAATTCACTGACTTTTTTGGTTTTGCTACTCTTGGCCTAAAGTAAAAAAATAGTTTCAGAGGTTTCTCATGGAAATTAAAGCGAAAGTTAATTTGGAGATGGTGggatattttcaaaaagtaacaaTTCCGTGCTTCAATGGGTTCTTGCAAAATATCTAGCAATAAGGATCCATCGAACGGATCAAACTAAAGGGCCAATAATTAAACTTTTCAGCACGAATATCCATTTGGGTTCGTTTTCATTGATAAATCTTTTTGTATAGCTCCAATGCATTTGAAATTAAATCATCAGAGAAACCGATAcgatacatacatattttgtaATTTAATCTATCGGTAATTCCAATTTcgtttcataaaatataaactgGACTTACCTTATGCAGGTGAAAAACCCCCCGGGGGAAAATACTAGCATGGCAGCTCACTAATGCTACGCTACAAAACCTCATACTGGCGACACGAACCCATTGCTAATTTGCTGACTGCAAAAGAggaatcaaagaaaaaatactCAAGTCAGAATCAGTCGAACATGCCATGACCAAAAATTATatatacaacatttttttttacattttccttAAGGGTAGCAAATTTTCGAACGTCTCTTTTGCTTTTGCGTTTATGGCCTAATTTTCATAGGATCAATTCTCTGAAGGAGTTCTATTTTGAAAGCAGATAAAAATGATATTCACCTTTTAAAGAATGGTTTAAAGGCCGCTACTGAGCTGTCCTGATGCGGACTGTCCAACAACTGTTGATCCTGTATCCGCGTGAAATTTCCCACATAGCTCCCGTTGCTACTTGGGGAGGATTCACCATTGTACCCACCACCGCTCAGATTATTGTTTGTCGCATTCGCGTTGTTATTATTGGCTAAATTGCTAGAGTTATTGTTATTGATGCTActattgttgttattgttattgctTGTCCCGTTATTGGTGTTGGTATTATAGCAGGTACCGGTCGTAGGGGTTGTTGAACCGGTAAGCAGACTCCCCGCCACGCTCGGCAGCTTCAAATTCGGAGGGGTCTGAGGTGGTGTATCGGTTTGGACCTCGGGAAACCCCATCGGCTGCTGCGGTTGCTGATGTTGGTGTTGCTGTTGGTGAGTCGTttgttggtgttgttgatgttgttggtgaaTAGTTGTAGTAGGGGTGATAGGCGTATTTGGATTGCTGGTGgggctggtggtggtggtggaacCGATCATATTGTTCGAATGATACATTTGATGAGCCGTGGTGGGGATAGAATTGTTGGTGTTGGTAGCTCCCCCTAGAAACCCCCCGTAACGGGAATATTGTGAATTTCCGAAGGTGTTCATCATATTCATTTGATGAGTGTTGCTGTTGGGGTTGTTGTTGGTGAGCTGCTGCTGACGATGatgttgctgctgttgctggTGATTCGGCGATAGGGTTTGCtgattgttgctgttgttggtgaggtgttgttgctgttggtgAGTCATACCAGCCCCCATATTCATATGGCCGGACATATTCATCATGCCGACTGTGGTACCGTTTCCACCATTGTTGCTGTGGTTGTTGGTATTGTGCTGTTGTTGATGAATCTGCTGTTGCTGCTGATGGGACTGCGGATAGTTTCCCATCCAGCCTTGATGTTGCGCttgattgttgttgttgttgttgtgatgCAGAGAGGCCTGTTGCAATTGGTGTaattgatgttgttgctgttgttgttgagattgatgatgatgacccagAAGGTGATGATGATGTCCAGCTACTGAGGGTGGTGGGGTTTTGCAAGCGGCTGTGTCTGCCAGACTCCAGATTTTCGGTTTTGTTGCTGGAATCGGGACACCACAGTCGCTGCTTGTCTGGTTTTTTGGACCGCCACTGATTTCCTCTTTGATACCTGGATAACCGCCAAGCATACTgtgatgctgatgatgttgatatgctggatgatgTGAATGTGGGTGATGGGACATGGAATGACCATGTCCCGTCATTAATCCTAAAGTTTCAGGTTTTCGATCATCGTCGGTTAGatcgtcatcatcgtcatcTTTATCATGTTCGGATTTAACGTGATGTAGGGGATCTAAAATAATCAGTTATGCGTTTTTGTATAGTTTGTAACGAACAATTAGATATTATCAGGGTCGTAGGTAAGGGAGGAAAGGGTAATCAACTATATTTACTTCACTTAGGGACGTGGTGACCAATAAAAGTAAGCAGTAGAAACCGGACGGGgcaatttgaaaaatcaaagttGATAACAAGCACATCTTGAGGGGTTATCCTACAAGAAAACTCCTTCCCCTGTAGACATTTTTGCGATAGGCAAAACTTTTCTGGTATTCATTGATGAAATGTGAAAGGTATGTGGtcttattattaattttgcatATAGCTTGGTTGTTGCTGTCATATCGAACGATATACGAAATACCCTCTCCTGCGAGCAGTGCAATACATAAGGAACGTCCCCAGCACATAAAGAACTCAATTTACTCACCTGTCCCGATACGTATCGTTAAAGATTCATCGAAAACCTTCCCAACTATCTATTTATTACTAGAAGATACCTTCCTttgatatattatatttctaaGCACGATCATTCCAACCATAATTCCTTTCGCCATATTATGCAAGCAAACATGTCGTTTCTGTGTGTACGTTTACTTGTTTCATAAATATGCAAGTATCTAACCAAGAGCAAGTAAACTCCCAGTTTCGTCGTCGTCCGCACTAAATAGattaaatatttacatatgCATCTCGAGATTTGAAATTTCCTGAATTTCTCCTTCGTGTATTACATAGAACAAGGAAGGTATTGTTGACTGCTCCCCAGCCACTTTCTACTCCGACTGCTGCTCTAAATGAGGTAGTGGTACAGAGCCTGTAGTCTGGACGGAGTGTATGACTACATATCTATGTACCCGGCTCGCTATAATTTCAAGTTGCTACCAGATTCGCCTATATATGTTTGCGGCGGACATTATGTGGGGAGTGTAGTTTTGTATTATGGAAATTATCTACATTGGCCCCCAAGGTGGGTGTTACAAATGGTACTTTGCCGGCATGCAGAGTGCACACAACATCACACAGTCTGCGGTATACTCCGGTTATCGTGGTTTTGTATGGAGCTTAGACATTTCAGAGACAATGGTCTACACGTTTGTATCCTCTCGTTTCTCAGCAGAAACATTCAtctgatgatgatgctgatgatggtgatgctaaagcttttatatattttctggGCACGAATTAAACTGACAGACTGGAGAGCTAACGAAAAAGGAGTTTTTGGTTCGTTTGTTGTACCACAAGGAGGATATGAAGACATACTGCCTTCAAGGAGTATGACCTTAAGCTACTTTTATTAAGAATATTCAATGAGCATTTTATCAACTCCCTTCAACAATTGAACGACAATTAAAGCATCCTTTAATCCGGTCCTATCTCCCTTTAACTAAAATACTTCATCCCCTTAATTCTCTGTAAAACGACTCATCCTTATCCGACCATCATTCATCACATTCCCCAACTGACTTTCACTCTCTCTTCACGTTCCATATTCCTGTTGACAAATCCCTTCAGGAAGGAGGCACCGATAACGCAACAAACGCAAGGAAGAAATAACGAATATGTCACAGTGATTATATTTCTCGTCAAAAAGCATAAGACTGTGAAATGATCGTAATCACAATAGCGCCTAGCACAATTGTCACACATGTACACaacaataacaatttttttccttcCTGGCAAGGATTTTTACTTTCATATCTTGCCGCGGACGTGTATCCTTGATACTTTGTGTCTATGTCTCTCAATATGGATTTGAGTTTATATCTATGGGGGCGGAAGGTGTTTAGTATGCCCTTCAGCACTTCTGTTGATATCCCAACCCATCTTTATTTTTTGGAGTTCAGAGATAGACATTTTTCGCGCCTTTGGTTAGGCCTGAAGTAACTCAATCTAACTTTCTTGTTTCGATTGAGTGCGATgaaaatctttgaaaggaagaaaaatgatACTTTGAGGGAGGATATTGTATCAAAATGGAAGAGTTTGATATAGGCAGAGTGAATAGAATGTCTCCTTTTCGTTCAAAATGTGCTTGGAACGAGGATGAACTCTGTTTGATTGACATGAGCGATTAATTGGGTGTAACTTTAGTCGGCCCTGCATTAGGACTTAGAAGACCCCAAGGTCATAGAAAAAGTAAAAAGATGTAGCCTTTGAAATTCTAAAAACGAATTTAGGATGGGAAAGTCCTGAGTAGAGATCTACATGTTTAAATTCCGGAAAGAATTTTCTCAAATATTAAAAGTAGcgttaaaaaattataagaaacTGAAGGGAACCGGAAGAAAAGAGCTAATTAATAGGCCATGGGAACTGAGAAAAAGCCTGACGCGAGGCCAGATTAAAGTTGGAAACATTTGCAACGAAAGCAGGCGAACAATACTTGGAAGGTTATATAACGATGATGAACAAAAGAAAGTGGAGCACACAAGTAACCATAGTAAGAGGTGTGTAAAAATAGTCGAAGAGATTAGACAACGAAGTTGACGCGATGCCCACAGGGAAATGGTTTGGCCCTATTTTGAGAGAATTCAAACTATTCCAGTTTTTGCTCCATACCAGGtttcaaactgaaaaattaTAGTTGAATAGCGGAACAAAAGGATaatattgaagtgaaaattaGGACTAATCGGTGTTCATGGATAAAATCAAATTCATCATGCAGCGATGAGCGAGTCGCTTGATCCGAATTGATGAGAAGGATCCTATCCGAAAAGTCTAttaggcaatatttatggtaacaGACGACGTAGGTCCAGCCGTCGGTGGGGAACAACGAATTGGTTGATCCCGGTACGAGACTGGGGATTTGAGTTGAATTGAATTATAAGCAATGACTAGACTTGCTGCTCGGGACGTTCAACGCCagcttgaaggaggacatttttccttatcgctggaaggtagcgaaactcgcgctgatcagcaaggcaAAATGAAATCCGGAACTTCCGTCTGCATACCAACCGCTTTGTATGCCTGACATggtcgggaaagtgctcgaaaagctcatcgggagtagactcgttgaagtCATCCGCGCTGTTGGTTGGTATTGTCGTTATCCCTAAagtagttcgggttcagaacaaggagatccacgatggatggtgttatggaggtcgtgggtGCGGTTCATCGAACCGAGGCACACGGTCGCCGATCTCGCCAgatagtgctcttcataacgcttgacagatacgctaggcacattagaaaactcattccacatgCCAGAcaatctcttgcggatattgacggattatctgaaagatagcttcctgctctatgagacgctagagcgCCAAAGGAAAATagagatcacgtcgggagtagcgtagggatccatcctaaggccggacctctggagcgcttcttacgatagtctgctcaGACTCGATacgcccgaagagtcgcgcctggtcggttatacaggcggcacttgttgccgaacgAATTGTTGAagaggcgcaaagcaaacttgcGGATTGATTCGACGGGTAAGCGGGTGGATGActtctcatggtttcagcctttcgctggaaaaaatcgaggcagccatcttgaccagaaagacaaTCCccaccctgcatcccatatcgattggcgagttgaTTATAAAGTGAAAACCATCcgctaaataccttggtttaatgctctactcaatcaaagcagcagcggatagaCCTGCAATTGGAGTCACGGTCTtgaatcggctaatggcgaatattgcGGGCCCTATGTCTACTAGGAGACGCCTTATTAtggaagcaacgcagtccgtacTGCTCTGTGGTGCGAAGGTATGgcctgatgcccttgacaaggaggtaagCGCTTTTCTCAAAtgcagagatggggagctttgcgaatggcgtctgcttatcgcactgtctcagaaccgccGGTGATGGTGATGacgggagtgatcctcgttgccctctttgtcaaggagcgtaaagctatcacCAGCCATACgggcaaaaaattgaaaaaggtagttgcccgtgaagaacgttaacgcacccttacccagtggcaactctcttggcaaaatgagccaagaggtagatggactgcgcggctcatcgatagTTTAGAGCCGTGGTTGAATCGAACTCACGGTGAGAGTGATTACTTCTTTACCCaaattctaagtgggcatggaggttttcagtcttacttgcataagattaggaaggcgcgatctcctgattgtgtgttctgcaaaagAGTGGCGGACGAAGCTGaagacacctttttctcttgtgaaaggtaggacggctttcgtcagaaACCTTATGCAAACACAGAGgagctctttccagacaacattgtcagagagatgctgaagcgCGCTAGCAGATAGAGTCGTGTTCCGCATTACGTTcggacagggaggtgtttaattggtaaTCCGACAGTATACTGATGCGGGAGTCTaaaactctgtgcgtaaacgcaatcatctaccctactcccaaaaaaaagctgTCGTGCTGTAATTTAGACCAGCACTTTATGCTACCACCATCAAAAAAGTTATGTTGTCCTCTTAGGTAAGAAAATGCCTCTTGTCCTTGGCTTTTGGCATCTGCGGTCGTTGTTGCCGTATGCCAATATTAAGATTATATAGTGAACATCCAAGGCAGGCCGCTTTCTCATACTACACTCCGACCCAGGAAAATATCGAACAAAGGGCATTGCCGGGTCAGTTATCGATGGACGTATCGATTAAATGGAGAAAAACGTAGTGGGAAGGTCACAGATTAAGAAAGGATGACAATTCAATTGCTAGCTATTCAATGCAGTAAAATCTACTACTACTCACCACATCACCATCCCAATATGGGCGAAGGGTGGGTCGCTCTAAAAACGTAGGCTTCTCGGGAAAACTTAG includes:
- the LOC119649338 gene encoding homeobox protein araucan isoform X1; amino-acid sequence: MDLPSSTEDWEHQVSAFLPDMNSCEEEFFTPQELLVGGGGQTTTTAASAQSPISGANAPSLSPSGGSATGAPTGALSPGAMSQTSNAPATGSCCENGRPIMTDPVSGQTVCSCQYDSARLALSGYSRIPTAGVGVYGTPYPSTDQNPYPSIGVDSSAFYSPLSNPYGLKESGPTTDMSAWTSAGLQPTTGYYPYDPTLAAYGYGAGYDLAARRKNATRESTATLKAWLNEHKKNPYPTKGEKIMLAIITKMTLTQVSTWFANARRRLKKENKMTWEPKNKTDDDDDAMVSDDEKDKDDMDADKNRDHKDPLHHVKSEHDKDDDDDDLTDDDRKPETLGLMTGHGHSMSHHPHSHHPAYQHHQHHSMLGGYPGIKEEISGGPKNQTSSDCGVPIPATKPKIWSLADTAACKTPPPSVAGHHHHLLGHHHQSQQQQQQHQLHQLQQASLHHNNNNNNQAQHQGWMGNYPQSHQQQQQIHQQQHNTNNHSNNGGNGTTVGMMNMSGHMNMGAGMTHQQQQHLTNNSNNQQTLSPNHQQQQQHHRQQQLTNNNPNSNTHQMNMMNTFGNSQYSRYGGFLGGATNTNNSIPTTAHQMYHSNNMIGSTTTTSPTSNPNTPITPTTTIHQQHQQHQQTTHQQQHQHQQPQQPMGFPEVQTDTPPQTPPNLKLPSVAGSLLTGSTTPTTGTCYNTNTNNGTSNNNNNNSSINNNNSSNLANNNNANATNNNLSGGGYNGESSPSSNGSYVGNFTRIQDQQLLDSPHQDSSVAAFKPFFKSQQISNGFVSPV
- the LOC119649338 gene encoding homeobox protein araucan isoform X2, producing the protein MTMAAYAQFGYGYPTASQLLVGGGGQTTTTAASAQSPISGANAPSLSPSGGSATGAPTGALSPGAMSQTSNAPATGSCCENGRPIMTDPVSGQTVCSCQYDSARLALSGYSRIPTAGVGVYGTPYPSTDQNPYPSIGVDSSAFYSPLSNPYGLKESGPTTDMSAWTSAGLQPTTGYYPYDPTLAAYGYGAGYDLAARRKNATRESTATLKAWLNEHKKNPYPTKGEKIMLAIITKMTLTQVSTWFANARRRLKKENKMTWEPKNKTDDDDDAMVSDDEKDKDDMDADKNRDHKDPLHHVKSEHDKDDDDDDLTDDDRKPETLGLMTGHGHSMSHHPHSHHPAYQHHQHHSMLGGYPGIKEEISGGPKNQTSSDCGVPIPATKPKIWSLADTAACKTPPPSVAGHHHHLLGHHHQSQQQQQQHQLHQLQQASLHHNNNNNNQAQHQGWMGNYPQSHQQQQQIHQQQHNTNNHSNNGGNGTTVGMMNMSGHMNMGAGMTHQQQQHLTNNSNNQQTLSPNHQQQQQHHRQQQLTNNNPNSNTHQMNMMNTFGNSQYSRYGGFLGGATNTNNSIPTTAHQMYHSNNMIGSTTTTSPTSNPNTPITPTTTIHQQHQQHQQTTHQQQHQHQQPQQPMGFPEVQTDTPPQTPPNLKLPSVAGSLLTGSTTPTTGTCYNTNTNNGTSNNNNNNSSINNNNSSNLANNNNANATNNNLSGGGYNGESSPSSNGSYVGNFTRIQDQQLLDSPHQDSSVAAFKPFFKSQQISNGFVSPV